Proteins encoded in a region of the Neoarius graeffei isolate fNeoGra1 chromosome 3, fNeoGra1.pri, whole genome shotgun sequence genome:
- the LOC132883809 gene encoding ribonucleoside-diphosphate reductase subunit M2 isoform X2 gives MLSNRSPLKVKNENVVSTKLTSLSLRDKENTPPSLNSTRVLASKTARKIFEDSEKPKANNVHLEEEPLLKENPRRFVIFPIQYHDIWQMYKKAEASFWTAEEVDLSKDLHHWESLKDEERYFISHVLAFFAASDGIVNENLVERFTQEVQVTEARCFYGFQIAMENIHSEMYSLLIDTYIKDPKEREYLFNAIETLPCVKKKADWAINWIGNKDAQYGERVVAFAAVEGIFFSGSFAAIFWLKKRGLMPGLTFSNELISRDEGLHCDFACLMFKHLVNKPSEATVKKIIMNAVQIEQEFLTQALPVKLIGMNCELMKQYIEFVADRLMLELGFKKIYRVENPFDFMENISLEGKTNFFEKRVGEYQRMGVMSGPTDNTFRLDADF, from the exons ATGCTGTCCAATCGCTCACCTCTTAAAGTAAAGAATGAAAATGTTGTTTCTACTAAACTAACCAGCTTGTCTCTGAGAGATAAAGAAAACACG cCACCAAGTTTGAACTCGACACGAGTTCTGGCCTCAAAAACGGCGCGTAAAATCTTCGAGGATTCTGAG AAGCCAAAAGCCAACAATGTTCATCTAGAGGAAGAGCCTCTCCTGAAGGAAAATCCACGTCGCTTTGTCATCTTCCCTATTCAGTACCATGACATCTGGCAGATGTACAAGAAAGCTGAGGCCTCTTTCTGGACAGCTGAAGAG gTTGATCTTTCCAAAGACCTCCATCACTGGGAGTCCTTAAAGGACGAGGAACGGTATTTCATTTCTCATGTGTTGGCGTTCTTTGCTGCAAGTGATGGCATCGTCAATGAAAATCTC GTGGAGCGCTTCACTCAGGAAGTCCAAGTGACTGAGGCACGCTGTTTTTATGGGTTCCAAATTGCCATGGAGAACATTCATTCTGAGATGTACAGCCTACTTATTGACACGTACATCAAAGATCCAAAAGAGAG GGAGTATCTCTTCAATGCCATTGAAACTCTTCCTTGTGTGAAGAAGAAGGCTGACTGGGCCATCAATTGGATTGGCAACAAAGATGCACAGTATG GTGAGAGAGTGGTGGCTTTTGCTGCTGTTGAGGGAATCTTCTTCTCTGGTTCTTTTGCTGCAATTTTCTGGCTAAAGAAGAGGGGCCTTATGCCAGGGCTCACCTTCTCCAATGAACTCATCAGCAGAGATGAG GGACTTCACTGTGACTTTGCCTGTCTAATGTTCAAGCACTTGGTGAACAAACCTTCAGAAGCAACGGTCAAGAAAATCATTATGAATGCAGTTCAGATTGAGCAG GAGTTCCTGACCCAGGCTCTGCCAGTTAAACTGATTGGTATGAACTGTGAGTTGATGAAGCAGTACATTGAATTTGTGGCTGACAGGCTGATGTTGGAGTTGGGCTTCAAAAAG ATCTATAGAGTAGAGAATCCATTTGACTTCATGGAGAACATTTCCTTGGAGGGAAAGACCAACTTCTTTGAGAAGCGAGTGGGAGAGTACCAGcgcatgggagttatgtctgggcCCACAGACAACACCTTCCGGCTTGATGCTGACTTCTAA
- the LOC132883809 gene encoding ribonucleoside-diphosphate reductase subunit M2 isoform X1, whose amino-acid sequence MLSNRSPLKVKNENVVSTKLTSLSLRDKENTPPSLNSTRVLASKTARKIFEDSEQKPKANNVHLEEEPLLKENPRRFVIFPIQYHDIWQMYKKAEASFWTAEEVDLSKDLHHWESLKDEERYFISHVLAFFAASDGIVNENLVERFTQEVQVTEARCFYGFQIAMENIHSEMYSLLIDTYIKDPKEREYLFNAIETLPCVKKKADWAINWIGNKDAQYGERVVAFAAVEGIFFSGSFAAIFWLKKRGLMPGLTFSNELISRDEGLHCDFACLMFKHLVNKPSEATVKKIIMNAVQIEQEFLTQALPVKLIGMNCELMKQYIEFVADRLMLELGFKKIYRVENPFDFMENISLEGKTNFFEKRVGEYQRMGVMSGPTDNTFRLDADF is encoded by the exons ATGCTGTCCAATCGCTCACCTCTTAAAGTAAAGAATGAAAATGTTGTTTCTACTAAACTAACCAGCTTGTCTCTGAGAGATAAAGAAAACACG cCACCAAGTTTGAACTCGACACGAGTTCTGGCCTCAAAAACGGCGCGTAAAATCTTCGAGGATTCTGAG CAGAAGCCAAAAGCCAACAATGTTCATCTAGAGGAAGAGCCTCTCCTGAAGGAAAATCCACGTCGCTTTGTCATCTTCCCTATTCAGTACCATGACATCTGGCAGATGTACAAGAAAGCTGAGGCCTCTTTCTGGACAGCTGAAGAG gTTGATCTTTCCAAAGACCTCCATCACTGGGAGTCCTTAAAGGACGAGGAACGGTATTTCATTTCTCATGTGTTGGCGTTCTTTGCTGCAAGTGATGGCATCGTCAATGAAAATCTC GTGGAGCGCTTCACTCAGGAAGTCCAAGTGACTGAGGCACGCTGTTTTTATGGGTTCCAAATTGCCATGGAGAACATTCATTCTGAGATGTACAGCCTACTTATTGACACGTACATCAAAGATCCAAAAGAGAG GGAGTATCTCTTCAATGCCATTGAAACTCTTCCTTGTGTGAAGAAGAAGGCTGACTGGGCCATCAATTGGATTGGCAACAAAGATGCACAGTATG GTGAGAGAGTGGTGGCTTTTGCTGCTGTTGAGGGAATCTTCTTCTCTGGTTCTTTTGCTGCAATTTTCTGGCTAAAGAAGAGGGGCCTTATGCCAGGGCTCACCTTCTCCAATGAACTCATCAGCAGAGATGAG GGACTTCACTGTGACTTTGCCTGTCTAATGTTCAAGCACTTGGTGAACAAACCTTCAGAAGCAACGGTCAAGAAAATCATTATGAATGCAGTTCAGATTGAGCAG GAGTTCCTGACCCAGGCTCTGCCAGTTAAACTGATTGGTATGAACTGTGAGTTGATGAAGCAGTACATTGAATTTGTGGCTGACAGGCTGATGTTGGAGTTGGGCTTCAAAAAG ATCTATAGAGTAGAGAATCCATTTGACTTCATGGAGAACATTTCCTTGGAGGGAAAGACCAACTTCTTTGAGAAGCGAGTGGGAGAGTACCAGcgcatgggagttatgtctgggcCCACAGACAACACCTTCCGGCTTGATGCTGACTTCTAA